Genomic segment of Thiomonas sp. FB-Cd:
CATTCAACTGTCCATCTCCTACACGACGCGTCCCCCGCGCGGACAGGAAGAGGATGGTCGAGAATATTGCTTCGTCGATCGTGACGAGTTCCAGCGTCGCATCGAGGCCGGCGACTTCCTCGAATGGGCGGAGGTCCACGGCAATCTGTATGGGACCTCGCGCCATTGGCTTCAGCAGCGCATGGCTCAGGGCGTGGACGTCATGCTGGAGATCGATTGGCAGGGCGCCGAACAGGTCAAGCGGCAATTCAGCAACGCAGTGAGCGTATTCATCCTGCCGCCCTCGTTCGAAGAACTCGAAGCAAGGCTCAAACGCCGTGGCGAAGACGCCCCGGAGGTCATCGCCCGGCGTCTGCGCGAGGCTCGGGTCGAAACCCCGCATGCCTCGACGTTCGACTTTATAATCGTGAACCACGATATCTCCCACGCGCTGCGCGACTTGCAGGCCATCGTGGTCGCGCAACGGTTGCGCTACGCGGCACAGCACCGCGCTCATCCCGAAGTATTCAAGGCGCTCGGCATTTGTTGAGTCGCTTGCTCTGACTTTCACTGGAACTGCCATGGCCCGTATCACCGTCGAAGACTGTCTGGAAAAGATCCCCAACCGATTCCAACTCGTACTGGCTGCCACCTACCGGGCGCGGATGCTCGCGCAGGGTCACACACCCAAGGTTGATAGCCGCGACAAACCGGTGGTGACAGCGCTGCGTGAAATCGCTGCCGGTCAGATTGGCATTGAAATGCTCAAGCGCGTCCCCGCCTGAGGGCGCCGACGGCATCTGGGTGCGCGGTGTTCCTGATGACCCCACGTCATGCAAAGCCGCCCACCCGTGACCGGCAGCAACCCGGCACCCCGCAACCGCCCCGTCGTCAGGCGCAAGCCTGCCCAGCACGCGGACGTGCCTCCGGATTTGGGCGCAGTCGCTGACACCGCGCTGAGCGCGCCGCTCGACAAGCCAGCTGCGGTCAGCCTGGCTGGATTGCTTGACAAGATATCGGCGTATTTGCCCGAGGGCGACCTGCAGTTGATCCGCAACGCGTATCGCTTTGCGGACGCGGCACACCTCGGACAATACCGTGCAAGCGGTGAGCCTTACATTTCGCACCCGGTGGCGGTCGCTGAGATCTGCGCCGACTGGAAGCTTGACACCCAGGCCTTGATGGCCGCCCTGCTTCATGACACAGCCGAAGACAAGGGCATTACCCAAGCGGAACTCATCGAGCACTTTGGCGCGACTGTTGCCGTGCTGGTGGACGGGCTGACCAAGCTCGACAAAATCCAGTTTTCCAACCGCGAGGAAAATCAGGCCGAAAGCTTTCGCAAGATGTTGCTGGCGATGGCGCGTGACATCCGCGTCATTCTGGTCAAGCTTGCCGACCGGCTGCACAACATGCGCACGCTGGCCGCCATGGCACCGGAGAAGCGCCGCCGCATCGCAAACGAAACGATGGATATCTACGCCCCCATCGCCTATCGGCTGGGGCTCAATCAGGTGTACCGCGAATTGCAGGATCTGGGTTTCCAACACAGTCACCCGATGCGCTATGCGGTGCTGAGTCAAGCGCTCAAGGTCGCCCGCGGCAATCGGCGCGACCTGATCGATAAGATCCTGGCTGCGACCACCAAGTCTTTTGCGGACGCCGGCATCTCCGTGCACCTGTACGGGCGCGAGAAGACCCTGTATTCCATTTACCGAAAGATGCAACGCAAGCATCGCTCCTTTGCGCATGTGCAAGACATCTTCGGTTTTCGCGTGATCGTGCCTGACGTCTTGGACTGCTATCGCGCCCTGGGCGTGCTGCATGCCCAGTACAAGCCCATGCCGGGCAAATTCGAAGACTTCATTGCCATTCCCAAGCTCAATGGCTACCAGTCGCTGCACACCACACTGATCGGCCCCACGGGCGCGCCAGTCGAGTTTCAGATTCGCACGGAGGCCATGCACCGTGTGGCGGAAAGCGGCGTGGCGGCACACTGGTTGTACAAGACAAGCAATGGCCTGGAGGCCATTGCACAAGTCAGCACCGCGGCCTGGCTCCAGTCGCTTCTGGATATCCAAAATGAGAACCGCGACGCTGCCGAGTTCATTGAGACAGTAAAGGTTGATCTTGCGCCGGACGCCGTGTATGTGTTCACACCCAAATCGCGCATCCTGGCGTTGCCGCGCGGCGCCACGCCCGTGGACTTTTCATATGCCGTGCATACCGATCTTGGCAACCAGACGGTCGCCGCCAAGGTCAATGGGGAGTTGGTACCGTTGCGCACCGAGCTCCACAGCGGTGACGTCGTGGAAATTGTGACGGCACCGCATTCGCGGCCGAATCCAAATTGGCTGAGTTTCGTGCGCACGGGACGCGCCCGCTCGAAGATCCGGCATGAGCTCAAGGTTGGCCAGCAGGCCGAGTCGCAGGATCTTGGTAAGCGATTGCTCAGCCGCGCGTTGACACAACTGGGCCTGCGCCTCGAAGATTTAAGCGCCGCGAATTGGAGCCGGCTGCTGCATTGGAGCGGGAACAAGAGCCAGGAAGAACTCTTTGGCGATATCGGCTTGGGCAAGCGCGTAGCCGACATCGTGGCGAAGCGCGTGCAGATGCAATACGGTGAAGCATACGGCGCGGCGAGTCCGCGCTCCCCGGACGAAGCGGGGTCCGCTTCGTCCCCCGCTTCCAATGGCGGGGCGCATGGCGCCACTGAACCATTGACGCGCACTGCCCTCCAGCTCGATGGCACTGAGGGCACCTCGGTGCACTATGCCGATTGTTGCCACCCGATACCTGGCGACGCCGTTCTCGGTTATCTCGGCAAAGGCGAAGGCCTCACCGTGCATCAGCAAGACTGCCCTCAAGCTCGCCGCCTGTTTCAGAAGCACCCACGCAGCTGGATCGACCTCAGCTGGTCGTCAACAGTGACCGGCTTGTATCAGGTGGGGATGGCGGTTGTCGTCAGCAACGGAAAGGGCGTGCTGGCGAAGCTTGCGGCGGCCATCAGCGAACACGATGCCGACATCATCCACGTCACCATGGACGATGACGCGGGCCAACCGACCATTGAGTTGCGTTTCATCATCGCGGTGCGCGACCGCAAACATCTCGCCGATATTTTGCGCGCGGTGCGAGCTCACAAATTCGTCGTTCGCGCCTCCCGCGGCAAGGCGCGCAGCCCGCATTGACCCGATGCGCGACAAGCCCCGCCGTTCAGGACGGGGAAGGATAGCGCGGATGCCACAGGCATCCTTGTCAGACTTGCAGGGTGTTCTCTTGTGCTGTCTATGTATCCTGCAATGAAGGGCGGGACACGCCCGGATCGCCTGCCAAGTGCGTGGTGCAGTTAGGCCGCCAGCAACAGGAACCCACCGAAGCGACTCTTCCCGGCTCGATGCAGGGGTGAGCGCCGTAGGAATCTCTGCCCTTTCCGCGCAAGCGGTGGCGACAGCCAAGGGCGGTGAGGATGTCAAACGACTTACGGTGCCGGGTAGCGCACGTCCACGACCTCAATCTGCAGCACGCCGCCGGGCGTGGGCAAACTGACAACATCACCCTCGCGAGCCTTGAGCAAGGCCCTGGCCACCGGCGAAACCCAGCTGATGTGCCCGCATTCGAGATCGACCTCGTCTGCGCCCACGATGGTGACCCGACGCTCGGCGCCGTTATCCTCGACGTACCGTACTGTGGCGCCGAAAAAAACCTGTGTGTTGCCATGCTGGCGCGATGGGTCGACCACCTCGGCCAGATCCAGGCGTTTGGTGAGGAAGCGAATGCGCCTGTCGATCTCGCGCAGGCGCTTCTTGCCGTAGATGTAATCGCCGTTTTCCGAGCGGTCACCATTGGACGCCGCCCATGACACGATTTCGACCACTTGGGGACGGTCGCGCTCGATCAACGCCTTGAGTTCATCGCGCAGGCGTGCGTAACCCGCCGGGGTGATGTAATTCTTGCTTCCTGGCGGTAGCTCCGGAAGGCGCGGCTCCTCGTCGTCTTGCTCCGTTGCGCTGTCTTCGCGTGTAAATGCCTTGTTCATGATGTCCAACGCATGCTCTTGGGAATGCCAATAAAAAAACGCCCCGGAAAGGGCGTTCGACACGTCAAAGCCAAGCTTGGGCCGGTGGCGCATGCACCACCGGCCCAAGCGTGTAGCGGCTTTACTTCACGGATTCGACCGCAACCACCTTCTTCACGCCATTGTCGAACGTCGACAGGGTGATGGTCGGAGCAGCCAAATTGCCGTCAGCTTCGAAATGGATGTCCTTCTTGGTGACGCCGTTATAGTCGATCTTCTGAATGAAGGGCAGATATTTCGCCGGATCGACGGAATTGGCCTTCATCATGGCGTGCGCCAAAACCATCGTCCCATCATAGGAATAGGGCGAATAGATCTGGAACGCGCTTGCCCCGAATTCGGCGTCATAACGCTTCTTCCATGCATCGCCACCAGGCATTTGCGAGATGGGCGAGCCGCCCTCGGCGCAGATGGTGATGTTGGCTGCGTCGCCAGCCAGCTTGGCCAGCTCGGGCGCGCAAATGCCATCGCCACCCATGAACTTGGCCTTGATGCCGAGCTGCTGGATCTGACGCAGCATGGGGCCGGCTTGGCTATACATGCCGCCATAGAAAATGACGTCGGGATTCATCGACTTGATCTTGGTCAGGATGGCCGAAAAATCCGTGGCCTTATCGTTCGTGAACTCCCGATCGAGCACCTTCAGGCCGTCCTTCTTGGCCGTTTTGCTGAACACGTCGGCAACGCCTTGGCCGTAGGCCGTACGGTCGTCGATCACAGCCACGGTCTTCGCCTTGAGTTCCGTCTTGGCGTAGTTGGCCAAGCCGGCGCCAAGTGCGTTGTCATTGGCAATGATGCGGAAGAAGGTCTTGAAGCCCTGCTGGGCGATCTTCGGATCGGTGGACGACGGCGTAATGTCCGGAATGCCCGCGTTGTTGTAAATCCGTGACGCTGGGTACGTGCAACCGGAGTTCAGGTGGCCCACGACGCCATTGACTTTTTCGTCCACGAACTTCTGTGCGATCGTCGTCGCCTGCTTCGGGTCCGCCTGGTCATCCTGAGCGTCGATTTTCCAGACCACCTTCTTGCCGCCGATCACGATGTTCTGCTTGTTCAGATCGTTGATGGCCATGCGCACACCATTGGTGTTGTCCTGGCCAAACGAAGCCTGCGGCCCGGACATCGGCGCTGCGCTGCCGATGGTTACGGTCACGTCGTCCGCCGCATACGCGGTGCCAATTGCCAGGGACAAGCCCAGAAGGGCATATTTCAGCTTCATAAATGAGCCTCCAGAAAGGATATAAAAGTAGCTTTAAGTCGGGAATTCCCAACGGAGGCATACGTTAACGGAAACAAGCTGAAATGAACAGAGCAATTTCGCGCCATGTTGCACCCTTTCGAAACCCCCGGAGACCGGGGCTTGCGCGGCCAACGTGCCCAGCTTACATGGAGGCGCGTGAGGTCGCAGGCAACATCGGTAGCGACCGTTCGTTACAAAACTTGCAGATCAACAGAAACTTTTCTTCCACGCGCCGTATGCGCAAACCAACACTCGCACAGCCACCGATTGTGTTCAGGGCTGTGCTTTTGAGGTTGGCGCCAGCACCGCGTCCACGGCCGCATGGGCCAAGTCGAGCAATGCAGGCTGGAGTTCGATGGCCAACTCTCGGGCGAGATCATCGACCTTGTGAGCCAGCAAATCCCGGATCTGCAATTCAAGTTCGCGACCCAGGCGCTGCGCCAGATCGGCCTGCAACTGTTCCTGAAGCCGCGGCACGCCAGCCGCGATCTGGGCGCGCAGGTGCGCAGCGACGACCTCATCTGGCCAACCACTTTGGAGCCAGTCGATTTCGGGCTTCAGGATCTCGCGTCGCGCTGCAGACTGCGAGATGGGGGACGCGGTTACCCCAGCCGATGGCGAAAACCCTGGTGCGACAGGGTTCAGTGCGCTCGCAGGGTGCTTCTCCTCGTCGGCTTGGCCCGCAATCACTGGCGACAAACAGGCGGGAGCCTCCTCGCCGTCGATGATGTCCGTCAAGACCGGCAGACGATCGGGAATTACGGGTGTCATACATCAACCTCCATGGTCGCGGGCTCGCAACCCCCACTCCGATAAGCGCGAAAGCGCTCGCGCCCGGCCTGCTTTTCAGCCGGCGTTGCACCAACCACTTCGATGACTCGGGGCAGCGCCCGCCAGCCCCCGGCAGATGCCGCCGCAAGATTGACCAGACAATCACGCTCGCCAAAACGGGACACATCGGCCTCGTCGGTCAGCACGATCGGGGTACGCGCCTCGAGCGGGTCCCCGGCTCGGCAATGCGGGAGGAAATCGAGCTGGGAAAAGGTCCACAGCCGCGCGTCCAGCGTATCGACCAGAGCCGGATCGACACGGACGACAAGTCTGGCCCCCTTCCCTGCCGCGACTCGCAAAAGACCGCAGACATAGGCCAAGGGGTCAGCCACGCCGACGCGGAACTCCACTTGCGTCATGCCTTGTTGTCCGGCTCGACGGTTCCGAGCAAATACCGCACGAGCAGCGGCACGGGGCGACCGGTCGCGCCCTTGGCCGCGCCACTCTTCCAGGCTGTGCCTGCGATGTCCAGATGGGCCCAGCGGTAGTCCTTTGCAAAACGCTGCAGGAAGCAGGCCGCCGTAATGCTCCCCGCCGCACGACCGGCAACATTGGCGACGTCGGCGAAATGCGTCTTGAGCCCGTCTGCATAATCGTCGCCCAGGGGCATGCGCCAGCAACTGTCGTGAGCCAGTTTTCCCGCCTTGAGCAAAGATTCAGCCAGCGCGTCGTCCGGGCTGAACAAGCCGCTGTGCACGTGCCCGAGTGCGATGACGCAGGCTCCGGTGAGTGTGGCCACATCCACCACGCTGGCGGGCTTGAAGCGCTCGGCGTACGTCAGCGCATCGCACAGAATCAGACGACCTTCGGCATCGGTATTCAGGATCTCGATGGTTTGCCCTGACATGCTGGTGACCACGTCGCCCGGTTTGACTGCGCGCCCCCCGGGCATATTCTCGGTCGCCGGAATCAGGCCCACCAAATTAAGCTTCGGCCTCAGGCGGGCGATCGCCTCAAACGCACCCAGCACTGCGGCAGCACCCGACATGTCGAATTTCATCTCGTCCATCTCGGCAGCTGGCTTGATCGAGATGCCGCCCGTATCGAACGTCACGCCCTTGCCCACCAGGACGTGCGGCGCATCCTTGCGGCCGGCACCGTCGTAGCGCAGCACGATGAAACGCAGCGGCTGATGCGATCCTTGAGCCACGGCAAGCAAAGCGCCCATCTTCAGCCGCTCGATGCTGGTGCGGGTCAACACCTCCACCTTGATTCCGTGGCGCTTGCCCAGATCCTGCGCGACCTTGGCAAGATGAGAAGGCGTGCAATAGTTGGCTGGCAAGTTGGCCAGGTTGCGTGTGAGCTCCACGCCCGCCTGAACGGCTTCAGCCCGCCCAAGCGCGGCTTTGAGTGTTGCCGCCTGGCGTGCGTGGCGTGACAGCAGATGCACGGCCTCGACCTTATAGGCCTTGGCGGGCTCGGGTTTGCGGGTCGCGGTGTATCGGTAGGCCGCATCTCCAAAGGCGCTCGGGACCAAGTCTGCCAGGCTCTGCTCCCCGTCGGCGGCAAGCAGATGGACCTGGTGGGCCCCAAGTGGCTTGAGCGCGCCGGCTGCGGCCTGCACCGCCTTGAGCCAGCCGGCTTGATCGACCGGCGCTGCACCCAGACCCACGAGCACGAGCCGCTTGGCTGCAAGCCCGGCGGGACGGCTACGCGTATAGGTGGCGCCCAGGCTGCCATTGAAGTCGCCGTCCTGCGCGGCTTCAGCGGCGATCTGGTCGACGGCATCGGCCTCGACCAAACCGCAGGACGTGCCGGGCTGGTGCACAAAGACGACGAGGGCATCAGTCTTTAAGGCGGCCAAAGCTTTCAGGGGGGCTATGCTAAATTTCATAAGGGCTCCAGATGACGCTTTCATTATTCCACCGAGCCCACGCAAGCGTGCCGCCACACACGAATGCGACTACTGCGTGTACCCTCTGCGTGAACATTTCGCACACGCTTCGTGCACCTGATTGATCCTTTGCCCTCCGCTGATGTTGTTGGACACCTCCCTGCGCCGCGAAATGGCCCGCAATTTCGGCGGCAGCTTCACCGTGTTGTTCTCGGTGGTGCTCACCCTCATGCTCATCCGCATCCTCGGCCAGGCGTCGGAAGGGCAGGCCAATCCTCAGGATCTGTTCCTGCTTATCGGTCTGGCAAGTCTGAGCTATCTGCAATTCATCCTGGGCCTGGCGCTGTTCATTGCGGTCCTCATGAGCTTCTCGCGCATGCATCGCGACTCGGAAATGGTGATTTGGTCGGGTGCGGGCGTGGCACCCCTGAAGTTTTTTGGCACGACGTTGCGCTTTTCCGCGCCGGTCATCCTGGCCATCGCGCTGCTGACCCTCATCGCCTGGCCTTGGGCCAACCAGCAAAATGCGGCCCTGCGCGAACGTTTCGAGCAGCGATCCGATCTGTCGCGCGTTGCGCCCGGTCAATTTCGCCAGTCCGCTTCAGGGCAGCGCGTTTTTTTCATTGGCAAAGGCGCCAACGCCCAGGGTCTCGCTCGCAACATCTTCATCCGCGACAAGGGCAACGGCAAGGAGACGATCACCCTGGCGCAGTCGGCCAAATTGCAGAACCATGACGGTTCGCGCTATCTGATGCTTGACAGCGGCCACCGCTACACCCACACGCCCGGGCAAGCCGATTACCAGATCACCGGGTTTTCACAAATGGGCATACGCCTTTCGGCCATCGCCGCGCCACCGTCCGCAGCGTCAACGTTACCTGAGGCGGCACGCCTGGCCAACACCCCCAGCCGGGAGATCTCCACCCTGACCCTGGCCATGTCCCACATACCCGCCTGGCTCGGCGAGCTGTCATGGCGCATTGGCGTACCGATCTCCACGGTGCTTCTGGTTTTCATGGCCATTCCACTTTCCGCCACGAATCCCAGGGCAGGCCGCGCGTTGCAGCTCATCATGGCCATCCTCATCTACCTCACCTATTTGAACTTTCTCAACGCCGCGCAGGGGTGGATCGACCAGGGAAAGCTGAGCCTGGGTGCGGCACTGCTTATTTTGCATGGCACAGCTGCGTTCGTGCTGATCGCCCTTGCCTTCTACAAGGGACTGCTGACTTGGCGGCGCGGCCTCCAAGCGCGACCCTCGGCCAACCGATTGCAAGGGCCGACAGCGTCACACTGAACCTCGGCCACCATGCGTACCCTGCGGCGTTACCTATTCCTGCAAATCGCGGCCGCCAGCGGCATCGTGCTGGTGGTGTTTCTCGGCTTGCTGTTTTTCCTTGATGTGATCAACGAACTCAGCAATGCGGGAGCCACGCCTGCGCTGGGCCACATCCTGGTCATGGTCGCACTGCAACTGCCCAGTCGAGCCTATGAGCTGTTGCCGATCGCGGGGCTCACTGGCACGGTGTATGTGCTGGCCAGCCTTGCAGCCTCGAGCGAATTCACCGTCATGCGCATGTCGGGCCTGGGCCCGCGCCGCGCGCTCTTGGAATTGTTGGGACTCGGGCTGGTGTTCGCCGCGCTGATCTTTGCACTGGGTGAATTCGCCGCACCACGCGCCGAGCGTATTGCTGCGACATTGCAAGCCAAGGCCCAGGGCGGACAGTTTGGCACCCAACTCAGCTCGGGGCTTTGGCTTCGTAACCGCCAAGACGGGCAGAACGATCAGATGATCAATATTGGCAGTGTGTCGGCGGGGGGTGAATTGCGCGACGTGCACATCTATAAGCTCGACAGCGCCGCGCATCTCGTCGAGACCGTGCATGCCGCCGCAGCCGTCTATCGCAGTGGGGGGACTTGGCTGCTGCGGCGGGTCACTTCGATTAGCCTGCCAACCCAGTCTGGCGAAGCCTTGCAGATCCGGCACACGGCGGAATTGCCCTGGCGCACCGCAATGTCGCCCACGGTACTCAACGTCCTTCTCCTCAGCCCGGAAAATATGTCAGTCGTCGATCTATGGCGCTACATCGACCATCTGCAGGCAAACGGCCAGGCTGTCCAGCGTGACGAAATTGCGCTGTGGCGCAAGCTCCTCTACCCCCTGAGCGCCGTGGTGATGATGATGCTCGCCTTACCCTTTGCCTATCTCCACGCGCGCTCCGGTCAGATCAGCTGGAAGGTATTCGGTGGCATCATGCTGGGCATCAGCTTCATTCTCATGAACACCCTGACATCCAGGCTGGGCTTGGTGGCGAGTTGGCCCACTTGGGTTGCCGCCGCGCTGCCCTACCTTCTCTACGGCTCGGCAGCGCTCGTGTTTTTCGTCTGGCGCGTGCAATATCGCTGAAGACACTTCAAGACGCTGAGTCGACCATCGGACCATGAACCTTCATCAGTTCCGCTTCCTGCAGGAAGCCGTGCGCCGCAATTTCAACCTCACCGAGGCTGCGCGCGCCTTGTTCACCTCGCAGCCGGGTGTGTCCAAGGCCATCATCGAGCTTGAAGACGAGCTGGGGGTCGAGATTTTCAGCCGCCACGGCAAACGCATTCGCAAGCTCACCGCCCCCGGCGAGGAGGTGCTGCGCAGCGTCGATGTGATTTTGCGCGAAGTGAACAACCTCAAGCGCATCGGCCAGAACTATGCCGCGCAGGACAGCGGGGCGCTCACCATCGCGGCCACCCACACCCAGGCCCGCTACCGCCTACCGCACGTGATCGCTGAATTCCGCCGGCGCTTTCCGCGTGTTCAGGTTCACATGCTGCAAGGCAACCCCGATCAAGTCGCGCACGCCGTGTTGGAAGAACGCGCCGATTTGGGCTTGGCGACAGAAAGCCTGGCAGAACACGCCGATCTCATCAGTCTGCCGTGCTACGAATGGCAGCATCTGGTGGTGACACCCCTGAACCATCCGCTGGCCGACCTCCCGGATCTTTCGCTCGCCGAGCTTGCGCGCTACCCCATCGTGACATACGACCCTGCGTTCACGGGTCGTCGACGCATCGACCACGCATTCGCCCAGCACGGTCTGCAGCCCGATATCGTGCTCGAGGCCATCGATTCGGACGTGCTCAAGACCTATGTGGAGTTGGAGCTGGGCGTGGGGTTGATCGCAGAGATGGCATTCAACCCGGAGCGAGACACGCAATTGCGTGCGCGCCCGGCGGGACATCTGTTCGGTCATAACCTCACGCGCGTGGCATTCAAGCGGGGCGTTTACCAGCGCGGTTTCGTCTACGTCCTCACTGAACTGCTCTCGCAACGCTTGTCGCGCAAACTGGTGGAACAGGTTTTGCGCGGTGAAACCAGCCCGGATTTTTCCATTTAACGCCGCTTGCACTTCGCCCGAAGGCCACCAGCAATGTCCACAGTCGAATCCGTCCCTGTGATCTCCCGCAGTCCCGCCCTGCATAGTCGCTTGCCTCACGTGGGCACCACGATTTTCACCGTGATGTCCGCCTTGGCACAGCAGTGCGGCGCGATCAACCTGGGGCAGGGTTTTCCCGATTTCGACCCTGACCCCGAACTGGTCAATGCAGTGACTGCCGCAATGCGCGCTGGGCACAACCAGTACCCGCCAATGGCGGGCCTGCCGGGCTTGCGTGAAGCCCTGGCCGACAAGATCTCAGCCCTCCACGGCAACCGATACGACCCCGCTGAGGAAATCACGATCACTGCGGGGGCAACGCAGGCGCTGCTCACCGCCATTCTGGCCGTGGTCCATCCGGGCGATGAAGTCATCATCCTCACACCAGCCTACGACAGCTACGCGCCAGCGATCGAGCTGGCCGGAGGCGTGCCCGTCTTCGTCCCTCTGGCTGCGGACTTCCGTCCTGACTTCGCTGCGATCGCGGCAGCCCTGACTTCGCGCACGCGTGCCATCCTGGTCAACTCGCCCCACAATCCCAGCGGCCGGGTGTGGAGCGCTGCCGACATGCGGCGCTTGGCTGCGTTGCTCGCTCCCACGGATACCCTGCTGATTGCCGATGAGGTGTATGAGCACATGGTGTTCGACGGCACCATGCACCAAAGTGCTGCCGCGTTTGCGGAGCTTGCCCAGCGCAGTTTCGTGGTCTCGAGTTTCGGGAAGACCTACCATGCCACGGGCTGGAAAGTGGGTATGGTGGCGGCGCCGCGCACCCTCATGCGTGAATTCCGCAAGGTGCACCAGTTCAACGTGTTCACGGTCAACACGCCGATGCAGGCGGGACTGGCACATTACCTGCGCACACGGCCCGACGCACACCTAAACCTGTCCGCCTTTTACCAAGCCAAACGCGACCGTTTCCGCTCGGGGTTGGCCGCCACGAGGCTAAGCTTGCTGCCTTGCGAGGGCACATATTTCCAGTGCGTGGACTACTCCGCTCTGGATGAGCGGTCTGAGGCCGAGTTCTGCGAGTGGCTAACGCGGGACGTGGGCGTCGCGGCGATTCCGTTGACGGCATTCGAACCCGCACCGAACGCGGCGCGCCGCTGCGTTCGCTTTTGCTTTGCCAAGCGTGAGGCCACACTTGACATGGCGCTGGATCGGCTGGCCAAGCTCTGATCACATGGCCGGTGATTCTCCTCGCGAGGCTGTGGGGTCGCCGCGCGGTCAGTTGCCGATTTCGTGAGCGATTTTGTAAAAATGGCGCTTCGGCGCCTAAAACCCAGCGCTCCCCCACACCTCGCCTGCACAACCGAAGCCGATGTCCCCTCATTCGATGAACACGCCTGATCCAGGCGCCCGGGTCAGCATCCTGAACCTGCAACTCGGCACGGCAAATAGCGTGATGACGCCGGCAATGGCACATGCGGGCATCGAAGCTCTGTCCACCGCGTTGCGCGATCCTGATATCCGGGTCATCGTCCTCACAGGCAGCGACGAGCAGTTCTGTCTCGGCGTTGGGGAGCAGACCAGGGGTGTTGCCGGCGCCGCACCGGCTCCTGCCGACACTGATGTCGCCTTCATCGACGCGTTGCACGACTGGTTGCTGGCGCTTCACGACAGCGACAAACCCGTCATCGCCGCAGTTGAAGGCGAGGCGCGAGGCGCAGGCCTGGCGCTTGCGCTGGCCTGCGACCTCATCGTTGCATCGCGCAACGCGCAATTCAGCTTGCCGGTTGCAGCACAACTATCCGGCCAAAGCGCAGGAGCGCTATGGTTTGCTGCGCAAAGGCTCGCGGCGCCGTCGTTGCTGAGCGAGCTGCTCCTGCTGGACACAGCGCTCGCGGGGGAACGCGCGCATCAGCTGGGCCTTGTTTGCCGTCTCGCCGATCCCGGTCTCGCCTTGCAAGATGCAGTCCAACTCGCCGAAGGCATGGCACGACACGCCCCGACAAGCTTTGCGGTGCTGAAGCAACAGATCCTGGACGTTGCCGCGAGGCCCCTGCACGAGGCGCTCAGCGACGAGCGCAACCGCTGGCTCCAGTCGAATGCCTATTGACCGGAATGCGCGACGCACCTCTGTCGTGTCACGCCATCACGATTTCTGCCCATCCCCCCCTGAACAAATGCCCGCGCATTCCCCTTCCTCGCCCGGCCCGACGCACAGCGTCGCTCAGGCGAAGCCGTCCGGGCAGGAGGGGGTCAAGCGGGCGGGTTTCGCTTGTTGTTCCTTGCGAGGCTGGATAAAATACCAGCATGCAACGGCGCAAAGTCACGCTCAAGCTGTATCCCAATGCCGCGCAGATGGCGCGGCTGAAGGCGTGGACGCGGCTGCACTGCGAGTTGTACAACGCGCCGCTCGAAGAGCGCATCGACGCCTGGCACAAGGCCCGGAAGTCCATCTCTTACGACGAGCAGCAGAACGTCCTGCCGCAGATCAAGGCGGAGCGGCCTGAGTTCATGGAACTCGGTAGCCACGCGCTGCAGCAAACGCTGCGGCGGCTGGATCTCGCCTTTCAGTCGTTCTTTCGCCGGGTCAAAGCTGGTCAAACGCCCGGATTCCCGCGGTTCAAGGCCGCC
This window contains:
- a CDS encoding pyridoxal phosphate-dependent aminotransferase; this encodes MSTVESVPVISRSPALHSRLPHVGTTIFTVMSALAQQCGAINLGQGFPDFDPDPELVNAVTAAMRAGHNQYPPMAGLPGLREALADKISALHGNRYDPAEEITITAGATQALLTAILAVVHPGDEVIILTPAYDSYAPAIELAGGVPVFVPLAADFRPDFAAIAAALTSRTRAILVNSPHNPSGRVWSAADMRRLAALLAPTDTLLIADEVYEHMVFDGTMHQSAAAFAELAQRSFVVSSFGKTYHATGWKVGMVAAPRTLMREFRKVHQFNVFTVNTPMQAGLAHYLRTRPDAHLNLSAFYQAKRDRFRSGLAATRLSLLPCEGTYFQCVDYSALDERSEAEFCEWLTRDVGVAAIPLTAFEPAPNAARRCVRFCFAKREATLDMALDRLAKL
- a CDS encoding enoyl-CoA hydratase-related protein, with product MNTPDPGARVSILNLQLGTANSVMTPAMAHAGIEALSTALRDPDIRVIVLTGSDEQFCLGVGEQTRGVAGAAPAPADTDVAFIDALHDWLLALHDSDKPVIAAVEGEARGAGLALALACDLIVASRNAQFSLPVAAQLSGQSAGALWFAAQRLAAPSLLSELLLLDTALAGERAHQLGLVCRLADPGLALQDAVQLAEGMARHAPTSFAVLKQQILDVAARPLHEALSDERNRWLQSNAY